Proteins from a single region of Ignavibacteria bacterium:
- a CDS encoding DUF4783 domain-containing protein: MKKSATYFLILITATLFSYGELVGQNVSPRYQKIIPDKSQQPNPAPVFENIISGIEAGSVSSIANYFGKQIYISLNSGERGYYSSNQAYYVLQNYFSIYRPIDFRVSTRLTNSLTPYCAGKLIYSFKGVKETVQVYIGLSWTNDNWEINQITIN, from the coding sequence ATGAAGAAATCTGCGACATATTTTTTGATTTTAATTACAGCGACCTTATTCTCGTATGGTGAGCTCGTCGGCCAGAATGTCAGTCCGAGGTATCAAAAAATTATTCCGGATAAATCACAGCAGCCCAACCCGGCACCGGTATTCGAAAACATTATTTCCGGAATTGAAGCTGGAAGCGTTTCGTCTATAGCCAATTATTTCGGTAAACAGATTTATATTAGTTTGAATTCGGGTGAAAGAGGATATTATTCATCCAATCAAGCCTACTACGTGCTTCAGAATTATTTTAGTATATATAGACCAATAGATTTTAGAGTTTCAACTAGGTTGACAAACTCTCTCACGCCTTATTGCGCTGGAAAACTTATTTACAGCTTTAAGGGAGTTAAAGAAACTGTTCAAGTCTATATTGGTTTAAGCTGGACTAATGATAATTGGGAAATTAATCAAATCACCATTAATTGA
- a CDS encoding HAMP domain-containing protein produces MKFSPSKLFTKDKKFSILFLFFLSLLIISALVFPKIVDYYDKNWTEISTEKVGNIAQEICIEFQDRESELILYTDKLADELKELISDTTKLFYSRESIFELLKDAERKQNYRYQFFKNEYEPIAWTNQFFTFDFPVKLLAQDSLITIKKGNFRTFVAFYKKIFEHFEDSYFLAGYENIENNYPIKNEYFTASSLENDFTSEYETKISLNLSENASPRLDGRIFSQQLNHVDGSRAGFIYINHLSKSAFIEHLKKLFSNFQQLLFLLLIGILFFSLIRDFQHINSRLSKIAVTTAFIWLIRIILFYFQFPSNFIQSELFNPLYFASRFGFGIVKSPGELFITASALLINMIYVFMLFRRWLVDHSDLSQKYFSKTFISILGAVCLLVFPLLLRGFGAAIRSFVFDSSIKYFESASILPSLPFLVMHINVFLTSTSMIIASLILYSFIFRGVNHWHEFKNQINISLVSIGLVIIACIIFLLVDGSRQFTFFFLVVFVLLLAFFSYQFLQAKLPANFNIIISILIFSSLVDISMLFQKNDLLERELQRNLTYELVRPQDQLTNFVLNETLTSLGNNNDLIQEFLKRDGEQNFELTAFTLWVNSLLSSEGVNSNLQLLNKFGNLLGSFGVGIDNTDYFQKYFDPRLISQHTIFINQNQYPNNIFGVMPIRFNGRILGFAALTLEVPSNRKITAHFNQSGTPKIFKNIQRERNPIELLPDAVIYTFWKNELVRVRGEDIPERRSLPKEINETPIESGSYELWSSEKFGNRSYSTYYLLYEENAVGKILAVSVEKKSFLWHVFNFFRLIFIHFLITVTVILLIAVSLFLKGYRFRIRFKTKLFAGLLIVTIIPLIILAYYNRENSLESWNQSTRNELRKDLDVIEIYLGDIFSKGISSTNASELNRISKKLQVDFNVYVNDRLFYSTQKKLYDLNFFQAGMSSEIYNELFLNDKSYSFDFEYVGDYKYLVGFKKFSVEGLGQILISSPTIYRQEKIQKEIAQIDAFIFGAYSFTLILIFIFGSFIVERISKPISDLTEATKKVSQGDLQVQLATNETGEVGDLIEAFNSMIADLEESRKNLAQAEREYAWKEMAKQVAHEIKNPLTPMKLSLQHLQVLYTENRKEFGKLFGKVSVSLVEQIEALNRITNEFSHFARMPKRNVEKCDLLEIIKESISLFASQCKMEFNFVKDEQFFISGDREELKRIFINIFKNSIQADSTTVKVKLFKDVKYNFINIEDDGHGISQENLSKIFEPNFSTKSEGMGLGLSMIKKIIDEMEGTIEIESKENNGTIVRIIIPVFTETQTED; encoded by the coding sequence ATGAAATTCAGCCCCTCAAAACTTTTTACAAAAGATAAAAAGTTTTCAATTCTATTTTTATTTTTTCTGTCTCTATTGATTATTAGTGCATTGGTTTTCCCCAAGATTGTAGATTACTATGACAAGAATTGGACTGAAATTTCAACTGAGAAAGTGGGAAACATTGCTCAGGAAATTTGTATTGAATTTCAAGACAGGGAAAGTGAATTAATACTTTATACTGACAAACTTGCAGATGAACTTAAAGAACTTATTTCTGATACAACAAAACTTTTCTATTCTAGGGAAAGCATCTTCGAATTATTGAAGGATGCAGAGAGAAAACAAAATTATAGATACCAATTTTTCAAGAATGAATATGAACCGATTGCTTGGACTAACCAGTTCTTCACATTTGATTTTCCAGTTAAACTCTTGGCACAAGATAGTCTGATCACAATTAAAAAAGGCAATTTTCGGACGTTTGTTGCCTTCTACAAAAAAATATTCGAGCATTTTGAGGATAGCTATTTCTTAGCCGGATACGAAAACATCGAAAACAATTACCCGATCAAAAATGAATACTTTACTGCCTCTTCATTGGAAAATGATTTTACAAGTGAATATGAAACAAAAATTTCACTTAACCTGTCTGAAAATGCATCTCCTCGTTTAGATGGAAGAATATTTTCTCAGCAACTCAATCATGTTGACGGCTCGAGAGCAGGATTCATTTATATTAATCACCTTTCCAAGTCAGCATTTATCGAGCATTTAAAAAAATTGTTTTCCAATTTCCAGCAGCTTTTATTTTTATTGCTCATAGGAATTCTTTTCTTCTCTTTAATCAGAGATTTTCAGCATATCAATTCCAGACTTTCGAAGATTGCAGTCACAACAGCATTTATTTGGCTGATTCGGATTATTCTATTTTATTTTCAATTTCCATCCAATTTCATTCAGAGCGAACTTTTCAATCCACTCTATTTTGCTTCAAGATTTGGATTCGGGATTGTTAAATCGCCAGGAGAACTATTTATTACGGCTTCTGCTTTGCTGATCAACATGATTTACGTTTTTATGCTTTTCAGAAGGTGGTTAGTTGATCATTCCGATCTTTCTCAGAAATATTTCTCGAAGACTTTTATATCAATTTTGGGAGCTGTCTGTTTGCTTGTATTTCCATTATTGCTAAGAGGATTTGGTGCTGCAATACGTAGTTTTGTTTTTGATTCATCGATAAAATATTTTGAGTCAGCATCAATTCTGCCAAGTCTTCCTTTCCTTGTGATGCATATAAATGTGTTTCTAACCAGTACGAGCATGATCATTGCTTCGCTGATACTGTATAGTTTCATATTTCGTGGGGTAAATCACTGGCATGAATTTAAAAATCAAATTAATATATCTCTTGTCTCAATAGGATTGGTAATAATTGCATGTATAATTTTTTTACTTGTTGATGGAAGCAGGCAGTTTACGTTTTTCTTCCTTGTTGTATTTGTGTTGCTGCTTGCCTTTTTCAGTTATCAATTTCTTCAAGCTAAATTACCGGCGAATTTTAATATTATAATTTCAATATTAATATTCTCCTCACTTGTTGACATATCCATGCTGTTTCAGAAAAACGATCTATTGGAAAGAGAACTTCAAAGAAATCTTACTTATGAATTAGTAAGACCGCAGGATCAATTAACTAATTTTGTATTGAATGAAACTCTGACTAGTCTTGGAAACAATAATGATCTCATTCAAGAGTTTTTGAAACGTGATGGAGAACAAAATTTTGAGTTAACTGCATTTACGCTATGGGTAAATAGTCTTCTAAGCAGCGAGGGGGTGAATTCAAATTTACAGTTACTGAATAAATTCGGAAATTTACTCGGTTCATTTGGGGTAGGAATTGACAATACAGATTATTTTCAGAAATATTTCGATCCGAGGTTAATCTCACAACACACAATTTTTATAAATCAAAATCAGTATCCGAATAATATTTTTGGCGTCATGCCAATTCGTTTTAATGGCAGAATTCTTGGATTTGCGGCTCTAACGCTCGAAGTACCTTCCAATCGAAAAATAACTGCACATTTTAATCAATCAGGCACACCGAAGATTTTCAAAAATATTCAGAGGGAACGAAATCCTATAGAACTCCTTCCAGATGCAGTGATCTATACCTTTTGGAAAAATGAATTAGTGCGTGTACGTGGAGAAGATATACCAGAAAGACGATCTCTTCCAAAAGAAATTAACGAAACGCCAATAGAATCTGGTAGTTATGAGCTTTGGTCAAGTGAAAAATTCGGTAATCGATCTTATTCGACATACTACCTCCTCTACGAGGAGAATGCTGTAGGAAAAATTCTTGCTGTGAGTGTTGAAAAGAAAAGTTTTCTGTGGCATGTTTTTAATTTTTTTAGGCTAATCTTTATTCATTTTTTAATTACCGTGACGGTTATATTATTGATAGCGGTATCTTTATTCCTTAAGGGTTATCGGTTCCGCATTCGATTCAAAACGAAACTATTTGCCGGCTTGCTCATCGTAACGATAATCCCTTTAATCATACTAGCTTATTATAATCGTGAAAATTCTCTCGAAAGCTGGAATCAATCAACAAGAAATGAATTACGAAAGGATCTTGATGTAATTGAAATTTATCTAGGGGATATTTTTTCAAAAGGGATATCTTCAACAAACGCGAGTGAATTAAATCGTATCTCAAAGAAACTTCAAGTTGATTTTAATGTCTATGTGAATGACAGGCTTTTTTATTCTACGCAGAAAAAACTTTACGATCTAAACTTTTTCCAAGCGGGAATGAGCTCAGAGATTTATAATGAATTATTTTTGAATGATAAATCTTATTCATTTGATTTTGAATACGTTGGAGATTATAAATACTTAGTTGGATTTAAGAAATTTTCAGTCGAGGGACTTGGTCAAATCCTCATTTCCAGCCCAACAATTTATCGTCAGGAAAAAATTCAAAAGGAAATAGCTCAAATCGACGCGTTTATTTTCGGTGCTTACTCTTTCACGCTAATTCTTATTTTTATTTTTGGAAGTTTTATTGTTGAAAGAATTTCCAAGCCGATAAGTGATTTAACAGAAGCTACAAAAAAAGTCTCTCAGGGTGATCTTCAGGTTCAGCTTGCAACAAATGAAACAGGAGAAGTTGGGGATTTAATTGAAGCTTTTAATTCCATGATCGCAGACTTGGAAGAAAGCCGAAAAAACTTAGCCCAAGCTGAAAGGGAGTATGCTTGGAAGGAAATGGCAAAACAAGTTGCTCATGAAATTAAGAATCCGCTCACGCCAATGAAATTGTCTCTACAGCATCTCCAAGTTCTTTATACGGAAAACCGAAAAGAATTTGGGAAACTGTTTGGCAAAGTATCAGTTAGCTTAGTTGAGCAAATTGAAGCGTTAAACCGAATCACAAACGAGTTCTCTCATTTTGCGCGAATGCCAAAACGTAATGTTGAAAAATGCGATCTTTTAGAAATTATAAAAGAATCAATTTCGCTGTTTGCATCGCAATGCAAAATGGAATTTAATTTTGTTAAGGATGAACAATTTTTTATCAGCGGCGACCGTGAGGAGCTTAAGAGAATCTTTATAAATATTTTTAAAAACTCTATTCAAGCGGATAGTACTACTGTAAAAGTCAAGCTCTTTAAAGATGTGAAATATAATTTTATTAATATTGAAGATGATGGGCACGGGATATCTCAAGAAAATTTGAGTAAGATTTTTGAGCCGAATTTTTCTACGAAAAGCGAGGGAATGGGATTGGGATTGTCGATGATTAAGAAAATAATTGATGAGATGGAGGGAACAATTGAAATCGAAAGCAAGGAAAATAATGGAACGATAGTCAGAATAATTATTCCTGTTTTCACCGAAACACAAACCGAAGATTAG
- a CDS encoding transporter has protein sequence MRKYILLQLFISALFGNISIAADSLKVCCDPPSIAIEDNSFFIEEAYNQEPGVVQHIFTGQYAWKYFKSVGLSFTQEWPIGDEHHQISFSIPFTSLLSNSSSGVGDIMLNYRYELTGRDDFAVSAPRFSIIFPTGKVEGGFGSGNLGYQVNLPVSKRWNDFLVNHFNVGFTFFPNARTKTSAGVEAKNDIYSFDIGGSAIWLVRQNFNLMFEILHSYFVEIDASGKKQKMNVTIFNPGFRFAIDISDLQIVPGLSIPLNYQSKKITPELFFYLSFEHNF, from the coding sequence ATGAGAAAATATATTTTATTACAATTATTTATATCAGCACTTTTTGGGAATATAAGTATTGCTGCCGATTCCTTGAAGGTCTGTTGCGATCCTCCGTCAATAGCGATTGAAGACAACTCATTTTTTATAGAGGAAGCTTATAATCAAGAACCAGGAGTTGTTCAGCATATTTTTACCGGTCAATATGCATGGAAATATTTTAAATCCGTTGGATTGTCATTTACACAAGAATGGCCGATTGGAGACGAGCATCACCAAATAAGTTTTTCAATCCCATTTACTAGCTTACTTTCGAACTCTTCATCAGGTGTTGGAGACATTATGCTGAACTATAGGTATGAACTCACTGGAAGAGATGACTTTGCAGTTTCCGCTCCAAGATTTTCAATAATATTTCCTACTGGCAAGGTTGAAGGCGGGTTTGGATCTGGTAATCTTGGATATCAAGTCAATCTGCCGGTCAGTAAACGATGGAATGATTTTCTTGTTAATCATTTTAATGTGGGCTTTACTTTTTTTCCAAATGCACGAACCAAAACTTCAGCTGGTGTTGAAGCAAAAAATGATATTTATTCATTCGACATTGGAGGGAGTGCTATTTGGCTAGTTCGCCAAAATTTTAATCTTATGTTTGAAATTTTACACTCATATTTTGTTGAAATTGATGCAAGTGGAAAAAAACAAAAAATGAATGTGACTATTTTCAATCCTGGTTTTCGATTTGCGATTGATATTAGTGATCTGCAGATTGTACCTGGTTTATCAATTCCATTGAACTATCAAAGCAAGAAGATTACGCCCGAGCTGTTCTTCTACTTATCATTTGAACATAATTTTTAA
- a CDS encoding deoxyribodipyrimidine photo-lyase, whose translation MNEKRIKILKNGEIKFGPVVYWMSRDQRVNDNWALLYAQQKAIENKQNLIVIFNLVPKFLEASIRQYGFMLKGLEEVEKELSRFNISFSLLIGDPAQNIVKYVNDTKVSVLISDFSPLKIVREWKNKVALKIKNPFYEIDAHNIVPCWEASDKLEFAAYTIRPKINRKLNEYLIDFPNLKKMPRKNKNYSNPVNWSHTTNSLRIDFSIPEVDWLQSGEKAASMQLNRFIEKKLNQYAENRNDPALNFQSQLSPYIHFGQISAQRIALTIQNLNKNVQSTEAFLEELIVRRELSDNFCYYNSDYDSVKGFPDWAKKTLNEHRNDKRAHLYSIEQFEKSQTHDKLWNAAQQEIVQTGKMHGYMRMYWAKKILEWSKSPEQALETAIYLNDKYSLDGRDPNGYTGCAWSIGGVHDRAWGEREVFGKIRYMNYNGCKRKFDLDKYISAFLNTL comes from the coding sequence ATGAATGAAAAGCGGATAAAAATTCTAAAAAATGGCGAGATAAAATTTGGGCCTGTAGTTTATTGGATGAGCCGCGATCAGCGAGTAAATGATAATTGGGCTTTGCTGTATGCACAACAAAAAGCAATAGAGAATAAACAAAATTTAATTGTGATCTTTAATTTGGTCCCAAAATTCTTAGAGGCATCAATTCGTCAATATGGTTTCATGCTTAAGGGATTAGAAGAAGTCGAAAAAGAGTTGAGTCGTTTCAACATTTCGTTTTCTTTATTAATCGGCGATCCAGCACAAAACATTGTTAAATATGTTAACGACACAAAAGTATCTGTTCTGATTTCCGATTTTTCACCGCTAAAGATTGTTCGAGAATGGAAAAACAAAGTCGCGCTAAAAATCAAAAATCCATTTTACGAAATCGATGCTCACAACATAGTTCCATGTTGGGAAGCATCTGACAAACTCGAATTTGCTGCGTATACTATCAGACCGAAAATCAATAGAAAATTAAATGAATATCTAATCGATTTTCCAAATTTGAAAAAGATGCCAAGGAAAAATAAAAATTACTCCAATCCCGTGAATTGGTCACACACAACCAATTCACTTCGAATTGATTTCTCGATCCCCGAAGTTGACTGGCTGCAATCCGGGGAGAAAGCTGCTTCTATGCAACTGAATCGTTTTATCGAGAAAAAACTTAATCAATATGCTGAGAATAGAAATGATCCGGCTCTGAATTTTCAGTCGCAGCTTTCACCGTACATTCATTTTGGACAAATCTCTGCTCAACGTATTGCATTGACAATTCAAAACTTGAATAAGAATGTTCAATCCACAGAAGCGTTTCTTGAAGAATTGATTGTACGACGGGAATTATCTGATAATTTTTGTTATTACAATTCCGATTATGATTCTGTTAAAGGCTTTCCTGATTGGGCAAAAAAAACGTTAAATGAACATAGGAACGATAAGAGAGCTCATCTGTATTCAATTGAACAATTTGAAAAATCTCAAACACACGATAAACTTTGGAATGCTGCACAACAAGAAATAGTCCAAACTGGAAAAATGCATGGCTATATGAGAATGTACTGGGCAAAAAAGATTCTTGAGTGGAGTAAGTCACCAGAACAAGCACTCGAAACAGCTATTTATCTAAATGATAAATACTCACTTGATGGACGCGATCCGAATGGATATACAGGATGTGCATGGTCAATTGGGGGAGTTCATGATCGAGCATGGGGAGAAAGAGAAGTTTTTGGTAAAATCCGCTATATGAACTACAATGGCTGTAAAAGAAAATTTGATTTAGATAAATATATCTCTGCATTTCTGAATACATTATAA
- a CDS encoding helix-turn-helix domain-containing protein, whose amino-acid sequence MQISNYKYISTREVAAMLNVTETTVKRWAERQLINCSKTIGGHRKFELKEVRDFAQKNSIPISGMTAPPLSQHQKEKLGYAIYSSNFKTISEIFFEEALQGDREGLLDLMIYLHKNQIQFSVIVDEIIRPAMVEIGIKWERGELGVNQEHTASESVKLAVARFAAQMFNQKKKNLKVICACVESEQHDLGIQFLFHELVRCGYEVTYMGANTPFESLKDEIASSKPNIVFLSATSPNISQRKIKSEIESLSRECKKLKSRLILGGIYIEKLNNKNLISTETAFSITEAVKIIRKQKGKL is encoded by the coding sequence TTGCAAATCTCAAATTATAAATATATTTCAACCAGAGAAGTCGCGGCTATGTTGAACGTAACAGAGACCACAGTCAAGCGTTGGGCAGAAAGGCAATTGATTAATTGTTCAAAAACCATTGGAGGACATCGCAAGTTTGAACTCAAGGAAGTCCGAGACTTCGCTCAAAAAAACTCAATACCGATTTCTGGTATGACCGCTCCGCCTTTAAGTCAACATCAAAAAGAGAAACTTGGCTATGCGATCTATTCCAGTAATTTTAAAACTATATCAGAAATATTCTTCGAGGAGGCATTGCAAGGTGATCGTGAAGGACTCCTTGATTTAATGATCTATCTACACAAGAACCAGATTCAATTTTCAGTTATCGTTGATGAAATCATTCGGCCTGCCATGGTCGAAATTGGAATTAAGTGGGAAAGAGGAGAATTAGGCGTCAATCAAGAACACACTGCATCAGAATCTGTAAAATTGGCAGTAGCGAGATTTGCAGCTCAAATGTTTAATCAAAAGAAAAAAAATCTGAAAGTTATCTGTGCATGTGTTGAAAGCGAACAGCACGACTTAGGAATTCAATTTCTATTTCACGAATTAGTTCGATGCGGGTATGAAGTAACTTACATGGGTGCAAATACACCTTTTGAGTCTTTAAAAGATGAGATTGCAAGTTCAAAACCGAATATAGTTTTCCTTTCGGCAACATCACCGAACATTTCACAGCGGAAAATTAAAAGCGAAATAGAGTCTCTTTCTCGAGAATGCAAAAAACTAAAATCAAGATTAATTCTTGGAGGAATTTATATTGAAAAACTCAATAACAAAAATTTGATATCTACCGAAACAGCATTTTCGATTACTGAGGCAGTTAAAATCATTAGAAAACAGAAAGGAAAGTTGTAA
- a CDS encoding RDD family protein, with product MHIHNISLNLKRFFAFIVDLLLLSIIFTIIYLKFIYDLLDPFENSIYPITIILYILFLQFYCIIFEYFTWGTSPGKYLYKIRIASKESNKLSITRILIRNLSKVILFVPPLFLMNEVYLFIALKKKFSDHLSDSEITEVLRKLKVKFSEKEKQLIDRELQQQLNISLQFDEINLLKKFYTSSKYLNEEFKKNFLTKFLDHFSERIILTSKEISEINPHILLTNILYKLKYV from the coding sequence ATGCACATACATAACATAAGTTTAAATTTAAAAAGATTCTTTGCATTTATTGTTGATCTTCTTTTGCTTTCCATAATCTTTACTATCATTTACTTAAAATTCATTTACGACCTTCTAGATCCATTTGAAAATTCGATTTATCCAATCACGATAATCTTGTATATTCTTTTCCTCCAATTTTACTGCATCATATTTGAATATTTTACCTGGGGAACTTCACCTGGGAAATATCTTTATAAAATTAGAATTGCTTCAAAAGAATCAAATAAGTTAAGTATCACACGAATATTAATTCGCAATCTATCCAAAGTGATTTTATTCGTGCCGCCATTATTTTTGATGAATGAAGTCTATCTTTTTATTGCCCTTAAAAAGAAGTTTTCTGATCATCTATCCGATTCTGAAATTACTGAAGTTCTGAGAAAACTAAAGGTAAAGTTCAGTGAAAAAGAAAAACAATTGATTGATAGAGAACTGCAACAGCAGTTAAATATATCACTCCAATTCGATGAAATAAATTTGTTAAAAAAGTTTTATACTTCATCGAAATATTTAAACGAAGAATTTAAAAAGAATTTTCTTACAAAATTTTTGGATCATTTCTCAGAAAGAATTATCCTCACCTCAAAAGAAATAAGTGAAATTAATCCACACATTTTATTAACAAACATTCTCTATAAGCTAAAATATGTATAA
- a CDS encoding N-acetylmuramoyl-L-alanine amidase, giving the protein MYKKIFVPIISLISVVFIVGCSTTTVVQNIYYVKPFDWHPKEKQDSTINSYSQTYMGYTIFIDPGHGGTDRRNKGPKGLAIEADLNLKVGLYLRDYLLRAGAKVIMSRDIDTFISLDDRSKLANESIADVFISIHHNAPGRAGDVYTNFTSTYYHGTAKDYVYDPCNHDLAKYIQRDLAYVMGNSGGLGSFDGTYSDYWIYPGAGFSVLRKTVIPRVLVECAFHTSEYEEQRLIVDEFNQIQAWGIFRGLGKYLRQGVIKLYTPETMNYITSDPQIKIFIDDQGRGIDSTFCLAQINKEPAYSIFGDEEGKKVLIISPMRELPPGEHEVNAVVKNLNGNHSFPFRKKITVSY; this is encoded by the coding sequence ATGTATAAAAAAATTTTCGTACCGATTATCTCGTTAATTTCAGTCGTGTTTATTGTCGGCTGCTCAACAACCACAGTGGTTCAAAATATTTATTATGTTAAACCATTCGACTGGCATCCGAAAGAAAAACAAGATTCAACAATAAATTCATATTCACAGACTTACATGGGATACACGATATTTATAGATCCAGGTCATGGCGGTACAGATAGAAGAAATAAAGGTCCAAAAGGATTGGCAATTGAAGCTGATCTGAATTTGAAAGTTGGACTTTACCTGCGCGATTATCTTCTTCGTGCTGGAGCTAAAGTAATAATGTCTCGTGATATTGATACATTCATCTCTCTCGATGATAGATCAAAATTAGCAAATGAATCGATAGCTGACGTTTTTATTTCTATCCATCACAATGCACCAGGTCGTGCTGGCGATGTATATACGAATTTTACTTCAACGTATTATCATGGTACTGCTAAAGATTATGTCTATGATCCATGCAATCATGATTTAGCAAAATATATTCAGCGTGATCTTGCATATGTCATGGGAAACAGCGGCGGGCTCGGCTCATTCGATGGAACATATTCTGATTACTGGATTTATCCTGGTGCTGGATTCTCAGTCCTTCGGAAGACTGTAATTCCCAGAGTGCTAGTGGAATGTGCTTTTCATACAAGTGAGTATGAGGAACAGCGGCTTATCGTTGACGAGTTCAATCAAATTCAGGCTTGGGGAATTTTTCGCGGACTCGGAAAATACTTGCGACAGGGAGTTATTAAATTGTATACACCAGAAACAATGAATTACATTACATCTGATCCGCAAATAAAAATATTCATTGATGATCAAGGAAGAGGAATTGATTCAACATTTTGTTTGGCACAAATAAATAAAGAGCCGGCGTATTCTATTTTTGGTGATGAGGAGGGTAAAAAAGTGCTTATCATCTCTCCAATGAGAGAGCTTCCTCCAGGTGAACATGAAGTAAACGCAGTTGTAAAAAATCTCAACGGGAATCATTCATTCCCATTTAGAAAAAAAATTACAGTTAGTTATTAA
- a CDS encoding nucleoside recognition protein, whose amino-acid sequence MLNYVWIALIILGIGVALYFDVSDSSSNKYRNKESIEVEFYPSPQNTQIQKGTLNGSLRIDEKTFSDFYNVECKERIELSAKLSIGEDNRGSIYLTITDAVPEIWKTMAKASGDKNDLTGNFTFKAKDDGSIKLNIAFEEVSFVKMKNVTNGVLDIVNVAVQIAFGLIGIMALWLGVMKVAEEAGLIRLIARAVRPITKFLFPEVPQEHPAMGSMIMNISANMLGLSNAATPFGLKAMEDLNTLNENKDTATNAMCMFLAVNTAGLTLIPATAIAIRAASGSSDPAIIIGTSIFGASCATLVGVTAAKIFENIASVKQGFANWIKNHLKAISVFFGILLAGVLIFATGLSLALGSILSFVNPETFKLIIGYISITAIPFLIFSFLTFGLIKKVKVYEKFVEGAKEGFNVAVRIIPYLVAMLAAIGIFRSGGAMDFLVYVLTPVTNFIGMPAEALPMALMRPLSGSGSLGIMTEIIKVHGPDSLLGILVSTFFGSTETTFYVLAVYFGAVNIQKTRYALPVGLMADVAGILGATFIVNLLFS is encoded by the coding sequence ATGCTGAACTATGTCTGGATTGCTTTAATAATTCTTGGCATTGGGGTTGCATTATATTTTGATGTTTCTGATTCATCATCGAACAAATATCGAAATAAAGAATCTATTGAAGTAGAGTTTTATCCATCACCGCAAAATACTCAAATTCAAAAAGGAACATTGAATGGATCATTAAGAATAGATGAAAAAACATTTTCTGATTTTTACAATGTTGAATGCAAGGAAAGGATAGAATTAAGTGCAAAGCTTTCAATTGGTGAGGACAATCGAGGATCAATCTACCTAACGATTACTGACGCGGTGCCTGAGATCTGGAAAACAATGGCAAAAGCTTCTGGTGATAAAAATGATTTAACCGGAAATTTTACTTTTAAAGCTAAAGATGACGGATCAATCAAGTTAAACATAGCTTTTGAAGAAGTAAGCTTTGTGAAGATGAAAAATGTGACAAACGGAGTTTTGGATATTGTTAACGTAGCAGTGCAAATTGCCTTCGGACTGATTGGAATAATGGCTTTGTGGCTTGGTGTGATGAAAGTTGCGGAGGAAGCTGGATTAATTCGATTAATTGCTCGTGCAGTTAGACCAATCACTAAATTTTTATTTCCTGAAGTTCCACAAGAACATCCAGCAATGGGTTCAATGATAATGAATATATCTGCAAATATGCTCGGATTGAGCAATGCTGCAACTCCATTCGGATTAAAAGCGATGGAAGACTTGAACACCTTAAATGAGAATAAAGATACTGCAACTAACGCCATGTGTATGTTTTTAGCAGTCAATACTGCCGGCTTAACTTTAATACCAGCAACTGCGATTGCAATTCGTGCTGCTTCCGGTTCGAGTGATCCTGCGATCATTATCGGAACTTCTATTTTTGGCGCTTCATGTGCAACTCTTGTCGGTGTAACAGCAGCAAAAATATTTGAAAACATTGCAAGTGTGAAACAAGGTTTCGCAAACTGGATAAAAAATCATCTTAAAGCTATAAGCGTATTCTTTGGAATCTTACTGGCAGGTGTGTTAATTTTTGCAACTGGATTAAGTCTAGCACTTGGATCAATACTGAGCTTCGTAAATCCTGAAACGTTCAAATTAATAATCGGTTATATTTCTATCACTGCAATTCCATTTTTAATTTTTTCGTTTCTAACTTTTGGCTTGATAAAAAAAGTTAAAGTCTATGAAAAATTTGTTGAAGGAGCGAAAGAAGGATTCAATGTCGCAGTTAGAATAATTCCATACTTAGTTGCAATGCTGGCTGCAATTGGGATATTCCGGTCAGGCGGAGCAATGGACTTTTTAGTCTATGTTCTCACGCCAGTCACAAATTTTATTGGCATGCCCGCCGAAGCATTGCCAATGGCATTGATGAGACCTCTTTCAGGCAGCGGTTCGCTCGGTATCATGACTGAGATTATTAAAGTTCATGGACCGGATTCACTACTTGGAATTTTAGTCTCAACTTTTTTTGGAAGCACCGAAACAACTTTTTATGTCTTAGCAGTTTACTTCGGAGCGGTAAATATTCAAAAAACTCGTTACGCTTTGCCAGTTGGATTGATGGCAGATGTTGCTGGAATTCTCGGAGCAACATTTATTGTGAATCTTTTATTTAGTTGA